The Setaria viridis chromosome 2, Setaria_viridis_v4.0, whole genome shotgun sequence DNA window GCATGGGCCACGCGTCGGTACGCATGGCTAGCTTGTGCTCGATCACCTTCCAGGGGATCCTGGGCATGTCCGATGGCTCCCACGTGAACACGTCAGTGTTTGCCCGGAGAAACGCGATCagcacgctttcctatttgcCACCCAGTTGGGCCCCAATTTTGACAATTTTGTCGGGGCCATCCCCAAGCCGAACCTCCTTAGTAAGCGCGGCATCATCGGGGATGATGCGCTGCTTGGTTGGGGGATGCAGGTTCTGCTCTAGGCGCTCGTCGTCTTCGATGGGTGCGACCGCGGCTAGGGCCTCGAAAAGGTTTTCAGCGCACTACACGGCCCCTTTCACGTTGGTTTTCACCGAGATGATCCCAGATGGTCCTGGGATCTTCAGGGTCAAGTAGGCGTAGTGGACTGCTGCCATGAACTTAGCCAAAGCCGGTCGGCCCAGGATAGCATTGTACGGCAAATCAAACTCCACCACATCGAAAGTGATGTTCACCGTCCAGAAGTTGTTCCGGTCGCCGAAAGTGACGGGTAGCTCAATCTTTCCCAGGGGGGTGGTTTTCCCCTTCGTCACCCTGTAGAACGGGTGCGACGGGATGAGTTGCCAGGCGCCCACCTGCATCAGGTGTAAGACCTGAGGCGAGAGGAGGTTGAGCCCAGCTCCGTCATCGATGAGGACCCTTGCCACCCCTATGTTGCAGATCGTGAGGGTGACTACAACCGGCAATTTCCTTACTCCCGTCGTGTTGTCAGGGTGGTCATTGCGATCAAAAGTCAGGGGCATTCCCGACCATTTCAACAGCTAGGTGCCCTCCGGGCAAGGTGCGG harbors:
- the LOC117844237 gene encoding uncharacterized protein gives rise to the protein MPLTFDRNDHPDNTTGVRKLPVVVTLTICNIGVARVLIDDGAGLNLLSPQVLHLMQVGAWQLIPSHPFYRVTKGKTTPLGKIELPVTFGDRNNFWTVNITFDVVEFDLPYNAILGRPALAKFMAAVHYAYLTLKIPGPSGIISVKTNVKGAV